In Nomascus leucogenys isolate Asia chromosome 11, Asia_NLE_v1, whole genome shotgun sequence, the following proteins share a genomic window:
- the TRMT6 gene encoding tRNA (adenine(58)-N(1))-methyltransferase non-catalytic subunit TRM6 isoform X2, whose product MEGSGEQPGPQPQHPGDHRIRDGDFVVLKREDVFKAVQVQRRKKVTFEKQWFYLDNVIGHSYGTTFEVTSGGSLQPKKKREEPTAETKEAGTDNRNIVDDGKSQKLTQDDIKALKDKGIKGEEIVQQLIENSTTFRDKTEFAQDKYIKKKKKKYEAVITVVKPSTRILSIMYYAREPGKINHMRYDTLAQMLTLGNIRAGNKMIVMETCAGLVLGAMMERMGGFGSIIQLYPGGGPVRAATACFGFPKSFLSGLYEFPLNKVDSLLHGTFSAEMLSSEPKDSALIEESNGTLEEKQASEQENEDSMAEAPESNHPEDQETMETISQDPEHKGPKERGSRKDYIQEKQRRQEEQRKRHLEAAALLSERNADGLIVASRFHPTPLLLSLLDFVAPSRPFVVYCQYKEPLLECYTKLRERGGVINLRLSETWLRNYQVLPDRSHPKLLMSGGGGYLLSGFTVAMDSLKADTSLRSNASTLESHETEEPAAKKRKCPESDS is encoded by the exons AAAAGTAACTTTCGAAAAACAGTGGTTCTACCTGGATAACGTCATTGGCCATAGTTATGGAACCACATTTGAAGTGACCAGTGGAGGAAGTCTACAGCCcaagaagaagagggaagagccTACTGCAG AGACTAAAGAAGCGGGCACTGATAATCGAAATATAGTTGATGATGGGAAATCTCAGAAACTTACTCAAGATGACATAAAAGCTTTGAAGGACAAGGGCATTAAAGGAGAG GAAATAGTTCAGCAGTTAATTGAAAATAGTACAACATTCCGAGACAAGACAGAATTTGCCCaagataaatacattaaaaagaagaaaaaaaa ATATGAAGCCGTCATTACTGTTGTGAAGCCATCCACCCGTATTCTTTCAATTATGTATTATGCAAGAGAACCTGGAAAAATTAA CCACATGAGATACGATACATTAGCCCAGATGTTGACATTGGGAAATATCCGTGCTGGCAACAAAATGATTGTGATGGAAACGTGTGCAGGCTTGGTGCTGGGTGCAATGATGGAACGAATGGGAG GTTTTGGCTCCATTATTCAGCTGTACCCCGGAGGTGGACCTGTTCGGGCAGCGACAGCGTGTTTTGGATTTCCCAAATCTTTTCTCAGTGGTCTTTATGAATTCCCTCTCAACAAAGTGGACAGTCTTCTACATGGAACATTTTCTGCTGAGATGTTATCTTCAGAGCCAAAAGACAGTGCTTTGATTGAGGAAAGTAATGGCACACTGGAGGAAAAACAGGCTTCTGaacaagaaaatgaagacagtatggcagaggccccagagagcaATCACCCGGAAGACCAGGAAACAATGGAAACCATTTCTCAAGATCCGGAACATAAGGGGCCTAAAGAGAGAGGAAGCAGAAAAGATTAT attcAGGAAAAACAGAGGAGACAAGAAGAGCAGAGGAAAAGACATTTAGAGGCTGCTGCtctgctgagtgaaagaaacgCAGATGG TTTAATTGTAGCCAGTCGTTTCCACCCCACTCCCCTGCTGCTGTCTTTGCTGGACTTCGTGGCCCCTTCAAGGCCGTTTGTGGTCTACTGTCAGTACAAAGAG CCTCTGTTGGAATGCTACACAAAACTGCGGGAGAGGGGAGGGGTCATCAACCTCAGGCTGTCTGAAACCTGGCTCAGAAATTACCAG GTTTTGCCAGATCGAAGTCATCCTAAACTGCTGATGAGTGGAGGTGGGGGTTACCTTCTCTCCGGCTTCACCGTTGCCATGGACAGCCTTAAAGCAGACACCAGCCTCAGATCTAATGCAAGCACTTTAGAATCACACGAGACTGAGGAGCCTGCAGCTAAAAAACGGAAATGCCCAGAGTCTGACTCTTAA
- the TRMT6 gene encoding tRNA (adenine(58)-N(1))-methyltransferase non-catalytic subunit TRM6 isoform X1, with protein sequence MEGSGEQPGPQPQHPGDHRIRDGDFVVLKREDVFKAVQVQRRKKVTFEKQWFYLDNVIGHSYGTTFEVTSGGSLQPKKKREEPTAETKEAGTDNRNIVDDGKSQKLTQDDIKALKDKGIKGEEIVQQLIENSTTFRDKTEFAQDKYIKKKKKKYEAVITVVKPSTRILSIMYYAREPGKINHMRYDTLAQMLTLGNIRAGNKMIVMETCAGLVLGAMMERMGGFGSIIQLYPGGGPVRAATACFGFPKSFLSGLYEFPLNKVDSLLHGTFSAEMLSSEPKDSALIEESNGTLEEKQASEQENEDSMAEAPESNHPEDQETMETISQDPEHKGPKERGSRKDYIQEKQRRQEEQRKRHLEAAALLSERNADGCVDGRRQETPRLIVASRFHPTPLLLSLLDFVAPSRPFVVYCQYKEPLLECYTKLRERGGVINLRLSETWLRNYQVLPDRSHPKLLMSGGGGYLLSGFTVAMDSLKADTSLRSNASTLESHETEEPAAKKRKCPESDS encoded by the exons AAAAGTAACTTTCGAAAAACAGTGGTTCTACCTGGATAACGTCATTGGCCATAGTTATGGAACCACATTTGAAGTGACCAGTGGAGGAAGTCTACAGCCcaagaagaagagggaagagccTACTGCAG AGACTAAAGAAGCGGGCACTGATAATCGAAATATAGTTGATGATGGGAAATCTCAGAAACTTACTCAAGATGACATAAAAGCTTTGAAGGACAAGGGCATTAAAGGAGAG GAAATAGTTCAGCAGTTAATTGAAAATAGTACAACATTCCGAGACAAGACAGAATTTGCCCaagataaatacattaaaaagaagaaaaaaaa ATATGAAGCCGTCATTACTGTTGTGAAGCCATCCACCCGTATTCTTTCAATTATGTATTATGCAAGAGAACCTGGAAAAATTAA CCACATGAGATACGATACATTAGCCCAGATGTTGACATTGGGAAATATCCGTGCTGGCAACAAAATGATTGTGATGGAAACGTGTGCAGGCTTGGTGCTGGGTGCAATGATGGAACGAATGGGAG GTTTTGGCTCCATTATTCAGCTGTACCCCGGAGGTGGACCTGTTCGGGCAGCGACAGCGTGTTTTGGATTTCCCAAATCTTTTCTCAGTGGTCTTTATGAATTCCCTCTCAACAAAGTGGACAGTCTTCTACATGGAACATTTTCTGCTGAGATGTTATCTTCAGAGCCAAAAGACAGTGCTTTGATTGAGGAAAGTAATGGCACACTGGAGGAAAAACAGGCTTCTGaacaagaaaatgaagacagtatggcagaggccccagagagcaATCACCCGGAAGACCAGGAAACAATGGAAACCATTTCTCAAGATCCGGAACATAAGGGGCCTAAAGAGAGAGGAAGCAGAAAAGATTAT attcAGGAAAAACAGAGGAGACAAGAAGAGCAGAGGAAAAGACATTTAGAGGCTGCTGCtctgctgagtgaaagaaacgCAGATGGGTGTGTTGATGGAAGAAGGCAGGAGACTCCTCG TTTAATTGTAGCCAGTCGTTTCCACCCCACTCCCCTGCTGCTGTCTTTGCTGGACTTCGTGGCCCCTTCAAGGCCGTTTGTGGTCTACTGTCAGTACAAAGAG CCTCTGTTGGAATGCTACACAAAACTGCGGGAGAGGGGAGGGGTCATCAACCTCAGGCTGTCTGAAACCTGGCTCAGAAATTACCAG GTTTTGCCAGATCGAAGTCATCCTAAACTGCTGATGAGTGGAGGTGGGGGTTACCTTCTCTCCGGCTTCACCGTTGCCATGGACAGCCTTAAAGCAGACACCAGCCTCAGATCTAATGCAAGCACTTTAGAATCACACGAGACTGAGGAGCCTGCAGCTAAAAAACGGAAATGCCCAGAGTCTGACTCTTAA